Proteins encoded by one window of Manihot esculenta cultivar AM560-2 chromosome 10, M.esculenta_v8, whole genome shotgun sequence:
- the LOC110624245 gene encoding pathogenesis-related leaf protein 6, with protein MKTLFSPLAIYLIVTLAIAHISKAQNSPKDYLQTHNAARAEVGVSPLIWNATLADFSKNLSIQRIKDCNLVDASPPSGYGENIAEASYPIAGVEAVKLWANEKVYYDYDKNECVGRNCWHYIQAVWNRTIGVGCERSRCNNGIWFVSCNYYPPGNLFDRPYAKPKN; from the coding sequence ATGAAGACCCTTTTCTCACCATTAGCTATATACTTGATAGTTACTTTAGCCATAGCTCACATCTCCAAAGCTCAAAATTCTCCCAAAGATTACCTTCAAACCCATAATGCAGCTCGAGCAGAGGTTGGAGTTTCGCCTTTGATATGGAACGCAACATTGGCAGATTTCTCCAAAAACCTTTCAATTCAGAGGATCAAAGACTGCAATTTGGTGGATGCGTCGCCACCTAGTGGGTATGGTGAGAATATCGCCGAAGCCAGCTACCCCATCGCAGGCGTTGAAGCTGTGAAACTGTGGGCTAATGAGAAAGTTTACTATGACTATGATAAGAATGAATGCGTAGGTAGAAATTGCTGGCATTACATTCAAGCTGTTTGGAATCGAACCATTGGCGTTGGATGTGAGAGGTCTCGATGCAACAATGGGATTTGGTTTGTCTCTTGCAACTATTACCCTCCAGGCAATTTATTTGATCGACCTTATGCAAAACCCAAGAATTAG